A window from Gossypium raimondii isolate GPD5lz chromosome 7, ASM2569854v1, whole genome shotgun sequence encodes these proteins:
- the LOC105799937 gene encoding threonine--tRNA ligase, chloroplastic/mitochondrial 2, producing MATFHFLQSSARFLSKPTSLPLPNPSLSLHFPLKRLVSFPKRPELKRLHEAAVATGSAQPAVDLQNVPVQDTQKQEQSGKLVLPTNDSSDELLRIRHTCAHVMAMAVQKLYPDAKVTIGPWIDNGFYYDFDMEPLSDNDLKRIKKEMDRIIKRNLPLVREEVSRDEAQKRIMAVNEPYKMEILDSIKEDPITIYHIGNEWWDLCAGPHVETTGKINNKAFQLESVAGAYWRGDEKKPMLQRIYGTAWENEEQLKAYLHFKEEAKRRDHRRIGQDLDLFSIQEEAGGGLVFWHPKGAIVRHIIEDSWRKTHIEHGYDLLFTPHVARADLWKISGHLDFYKENMYDQMEIEDELYQLRPMNCPYHILVYKRKLHSYRDFPIRVAELGTVYRYELSGSLHGLFRVRGFTQDDAHIFCLEDQIKDEIRGVLDLTEEILLQFGFSKYEVNLSTRPEKAVGDDDIWEKATVALKDALDDKGWSYQIDEGGGAFYGPKIDLKIEDSLGRKWQCSTIQVDFNLPNRFDITYVDSNSEKRRPIMIHRAVLGSLERFFGVLIEHYAGDFPLWLAPIQARVLPVTDTQLGYCNEVVGKLKSNGIRAEVCHGERLPKLIRNAEKQKIPLMAVVGLKEVETHSVTVRSRFGGELGTMKIDEFISSIQQAIKNRTL from the exons ATGGCTACTTTCCATTTTCTTCAATCTTCCGCTCGTTTCCTTTCTAAACCCACTTCTCTCCCTCTCCCCAATCCATCCCTTTCCCTTCATTTCCCTCTTAAACGCCTGGTTTCCTTCCCCAAACGCCCGGAACTCAAACGCTTACATGAGGCAGCAGTGGCCACTGGCTCAGCTCAACCAGCAGTTGACCTCCAAAACGTCCCCGTACAGGATACCCAGAAGCAAGAACAATCTGGCAAACTTGTTCTTCCAACTAACGACTCATCCGATGAGCTCCTTAGAATTAGACACACG TGTGCACATGTAATGGCAATGGCAGTTCAAAAACTATACCCAGACGCGAAAGTGACAATTGGACCCTGGATAGACAATGGGTTTTACTATGATTTTGATATGGAGCCTTTGAGTGATAATGATCTCAAGAGGATTAAAAAGGAAATG GATCGGATCATTAAGCGAAATTTACCGCTTGTAAGAGAAGAAGTTTCAAGAGATGAAGCTCAGAAAAGGATAATGGCTGTAAATGAACCTTACAAGATGGAGATTTTGGATAGTATTAAGGAGGATCCTATCACTATCTATCATATTG GGAATGAATGGTGGGATCTTTGTGCCGGGCCACATGTCGAAACTACGGGAAAGATTAACAACAAAGCTTTTCAGCTCGAGTCCGTTGCTGGTGCTTATTGGAGAGGAGATGAAAAGAAACCTATGCTACAGAGGATATATGGAACTGCATGGGAAAATGAAGAACAACTGAAAGCTTACCTTCACTTCAAAGAGGAAGCTAAACGCCGGGATCACAGACGTATTGGCCAAGATCTCGATTTGTTTTCTATACAGGAGGAGGCTGGCGGAGGTTTAGTCTTCTGGCATCCGAAGGGTGCCATTGTTAGGCATATTATAGAAGATTCATGGAGGAAAACACACATAGAACATGGGTACGACTTGCTATTTACTCCACATGTGGCAAGGGCTGATCTTTGGAAAATTAGTGGTCATCTAGACTTCtataaagaaaatatgtatGACCAGATGGAGATTGAGGATGAACTTTATCAACTTCGACCAATGAATTGCCCTTACCACATATTAGTATACAAAAGGAAGCTTCATTCTTATCGAGACTTTCCCATCAGAGTTGCAGAGCTTGGGACGGTCTATAGATACGAGTTGTCTGGTAGCTTACATGGTCTGTTCCGTGTAAGAGGTTTTACCCAG GATGATGCTCACATTTTCTGTTTGGAAGATCAAATCAAGGATGAAATCAGAGGGGTCTTAGATCTTACCGAGGAGATACTATTGCAGTTTGGTTTCAGCAAGTACGAGGTAAACCTCTCAACTAGGCCAGAAAAGGCTGTGGGTGATGATGATATCTGGGAGAAGGCAACGGTAGCACTTAAAGATGCTTTGGATGATAAAGGCTGGAGCTATCAGATTGATGAAGGTGGTGGTGCCTTCTATGGTCCGAAAATTGATCTTAAGATAGAGGATTCTCTTGGAAGGAAATGGCAGTGCTCAACCATCCAG GTTGATTTTAACTTGCCAAATCGATTCGACATTACTTATGTTGACTCAAACTCAGAAAAGAGGCGTCCAATCATGATCCATAGGGCTGTGCTTGGATCCTTGGAGCGATTTTTTGGAGTCCTTATAGAGCATTATGCTGGGGACTTTCCTTTGTGGCTGGCTCCAATACAAGCTCGGGTTTTACCGGTTACTGATACACAG CTTGGATACTGTAATGAGGTGGTTGGCAAACTCAAATCCAATGGCATCCGTGCTGAAGTTTGCCATGGTGAACGCTTGCCGAAGCTTATCAGAAATGCTGAGAAGCAGAAAATTCCCCTAATGGCAGTCGTGGGTCTGAAGGAAGTCGAAACGCATAGTGTGACAGTTAGATCTAGATTTGGTGGAGAGTTGGGTACCATGAAGATTGATGAATTCATCAGTAGCATCCAGCAAGCCATTAAAAACAGAACATTGTAA
- the LOC105799947 gene encoding exopolygalacturonase, translating to MNIAITALLLLFTLIPIVECTDIDVVAKFGAVADGQTDLSLPLMNAWKEACASPEPVNIVIPEGTYLLSEATLNGPCQAPISLQLQGTLMAPEDPTVFKEPTWVSISYVDSLTMFGGGVFDGQGATAWGQNDCSKNKNCVKLPINIRFHNVKNSLIQDITTKDSKQFHVNVLGCSNITFQSFTVSAPEESLNTDGIHIGRSDGVYILDSKIETGDDCVSLGDGSNNVKVQGVTCGPGHGISIGSLGKYKNEEPISGVFVTQCTLANTMNGVRIKTWPASQPGSATDIHFEDITMDNVGNPILVDQEYCPWNQCDLSVPSRVQLSKLSFKNIRGTSKTQIAVKLICSSGLPCDEVELADIDLTYNGPEGPAISQCSNVHPALSGVQNPAACSSQPTGEAAP from the exons ATGAATATTGCAATTACAGCATTGCTACTTTTGTTTACTTTAATCCCTATAGTTGAATGTACTGATATTGATGTGGTTGCCAAGTTTGGGGCAGTAGCCGATGGACAAACGGACTTGAGCCTA CCCTTGATGAATGCTTGGAAAGAAGCCTGTGCATCGCCAGAACCCGTTAACATTGTGATTCCCGAAGGGACCTACTTATTAAGTGAAGCCACCTTGAATGGCCCTTGCCAAGCTCCTATCTCGCTTCAGCTTCAGGGCACCCTCATGGCTCCTGAAGATCCTACTGTTTTTAAGGAACCAACTTGGGTTTCCATCTCCTATGTCGATAGCCTAACAATGTTCGGCGGTGGGGTTTTCGATGGCCAAGGAGCCACTGCTTGGGGCCAAAACGACTGCTCTAAGAACAAAAACTGCGTAAAACTTCCCATT aATATTAGATTTCATAATGTCAAGAATTCACTCATACAAGACATAACCACCAAAGACAGCAAGCAATTCCACGTTAATGTTCTAGGATGCTCTAACATTACGTTTCAAAGTTTCACCGTCTCTGCACCCGAAGAAAGCCTAAACACGGACGGAATTCACATCGGACGATCAGATGGGGTCTACATTCTCGACTCAAAGATTGAAACTGGTGATGACTGCGTCTCCCTGGGTGATGGTAGCAACAATGTGAAAGTCCAGGGAGTAACTTGTGGACCAGGTCATGGCATCAGTATAGGAAGTCTCGGAAAATACAAAAACGAAGAACCGATATCAGGAGTTTTTGTCACGCAATGCACCTTGGCTAATACTATGAATGGTGTGAGGATCAAAACTTGGCCGGCCTCTCAACCTGGCTCAGCAACGGATATACATTTCGAGGATATTACCATGGATAACGTCGGAAATCCCATCCTGGTTGATCAAGAATATTGCCCATGGAACCAATGCGATCTATCGGTTCCATCGCGTGTTCAACTCAGCAAACTTAGCTTCAAGAATATTCGAGGCACTTCTAAAACTCAGATAGCCGTGAAGCTTATTTGCAGCAGCGGTTTGCCATGTGATGAAGTGGAGTTGGCCGACATCGACCTTACTTACAATGGACCCGAAGGACCTGCGATATCTCAATGTTCAAACGTGCATCCCGCACTTTCCGGCGTGCAGAACCCAGCTGCATGTTCAAGCCAACCTACCGGAGAAGCTGCTCCTTAA